TCCGTCGTCAACGCGCTGTCGAGCAAGCTCGGGCTTCGCATCTGGCGCGACAACAAGGAGCACTACATCGAGTTCGCCCATGGCGATGCCGTCGCACCGCTGAAGGTGGTCGGCGACGCGCCGGGCAAGCGCGGCACCGAGGTGACGTTCCTCGCCTCGACCGAAACCTTCAAGAACGTCGAATATGATTTCGCAACGCTCGAGCACCGCCTGCGCGAGCTCGCCTTCCTCAACTCCGGCGTCAACATCATTCTCTCCGACATGCGCCATGCGGTCGAGAAGCGCGAGGAGATGCACTATTCCGGCGGCGTCGAAGAGTTCGTCAAATATCTCGATCGCAACAAGAAGGCGATCGTGCCGGCGCCCATCATGGTGCGCTCGGAAGCCAATGCCATCGGCATCGAGGCGGCGCTGTGGTGGAACGACAGCTACCACGAGAACGTGCTCTGCTTCACCAACAACATCCCGCAGCGCGACGGCGGCACCCATCTCGCCGGTTTCCGCGGCGCGCTGACGCGCCAGGTCAACGGCTATGCCGAGGCCAATGCGAAGAAGGAAAAGATCGCGCTCACCGGCGACGATTGCCGTGAAGGCCTTACGGCCGTGCTCTCGGTGAAGGTGCCCGATCCGAAGTTTTCATCGCAGACCAAGGACAAGCTGGTGTCCTCGGAAGTGCGGCCCGTGGTCGAGAACGTGCTCAACGAGGCGCTTGCGGCGTGGTTTGAGGAGCATCCGTCCGAAGCCAAGGTCATCGTCGGAAAAGTGATCCAGGCGGCCGCTGCGCGCGAAGCCGCACGAAAGGCGCGCGAGCTGACGCGCAAGAGCCCGCTTTCGGTCTCTTCGCTTCCCGGCAAGCTCGCCGACTGCCAGGAAAAGGACCCGGCGAAGTCAGAGCTGTTCATCGTCGAGGGCGACTCGGCAGGCGGCAGCGCCAAGCAGGGCCGCAACCGCGAGTTCCAGGCCGTGCTGCCGCTGCGCGGCAAGATCCTCAATGTCGAACGCGTCCGCCCCGACAAGATGCTGTCATCGGAGCAGATCGGCACTCTGATCACGGCGCTCGGCACCGGCATCAGTGATGACTTCTCGGTCGAGAAGCTGCGCTATCACAAGATCATCGTGATGACGGACGCCGACGTCGACGGCGCCCATATTCGCACGCTGCTGCTCACCTTCTTCTACCGGCAGATGCGCGACATCATCGACGGCGGCTATCTCTATATTGCTCAGCCCCCGCTCTATAAGGTCACGCGCGGCAAGTCCGAGCAGTACCTGAAAGACGAGCGCGCGCTGGAGGACTATCTGATCGACGCCGGGCTGGATGATTGCGTGTTCATCCCCGGAACCGGCGGCGATCGCACCGGCCGCGACCTGCGCTCGCTGGTCGACGACGCCCGCGTCGTCCGCAGCATCCTGCGCAACATGCACAGCCGCTACAACCGCAAGGTCGTCGAGCAGGCCGCGATCACCGGCGTGCTGAACAAGGCAATCTATGGCGATCCCGAGAAGGCTGCGGCGGCCGCGCAATACATTGCCGGTCGCCTGGACAGTCAGGCCGAGGAGGTCGAACGCGGCTGGGCCGGCCACTACGTGGAAGGTCAGGGCTTTCAGTTCGAGCGCACGGTGCGCGGCGTCAAGGAAGCCGCCGTCATCGACGACGCCTTCCTGGCTTCGGCCGAGGCTCGCAAGCTCGACGAATACACGCCGAAGCTCCAGGACGTCTATGCCCGCTCCGGCAAGCTTCGGCGCAAGGACGCCGAGCACGTGGTCCACGGCCCAAGCGACCTGTTCGAGGCGGTGACCGACTCGGGACGCAAGGGCATCACGCTGCAGCGCTACAAAGGGCTGGGCGAGATGAACCCGGAGCAGCTCTGGGAAACCACGCTGGACACCGAGGTGCGCTCGCTGCTCCAGGTGAAGGTCAAGGAGGTCGACGAGGCCGACGACATCTTCACCAAGCTGATGGGCGACGTGGTCGAGCCACGGCGCGACTTCATCCAGGAGCACTCCCTCAGCGCGACCATCGACATCTAGACAACGGGAGCAAGGCAGTGGCGCCCATCCAATATATCGTCGAGGGCGGTCACCGGCTCTCGGGCTCGATCGAGCCGTCCGGCAACAAGAACTCGGCGCTGCCGATCATCGCGGCGGCCCTGCTCACCGAACACCCGGTGACGCTCCAGAACGTGCCGCGCATCCGCGACACCGAAACACTGGTCGAGCTGATCCGCTCGGTCGGCGCGTCGGCCGAATGGCGCGAGCGCAACACGCTTCTCATTCACGCCAAGAGCATCCGCGCCGCCGATCTCGATCCCGAGCTCTGCGTCCGCATCCGCGCCTCGATCCTGCTCGCAGGTCCCCTGCTCGCCCGTTGCGGCGAGGTGATGCTGCCGCCGCCCGGCGGCGACGTCATCGGCCGGCGCAGGCTCGACACGCATGTGCTGGCGCTTGAGCAGCTCGGCGCCAGGGTCACTGCGACCGACCGGCTGGAATTCCGCGCGCCAAAACTGACCGGCGCCGACGTGTTCCTGGACGAGCCGAGCGTCACCGCGACCGAGAACGCACTGGTTGCGGCGGTGGCTGCCGACGGCGTCACCCATTTGCGCAATGCCGCCTCCGAACCGCATGTGCAGGACCTCGCCAATTTCCTGGTCGCGCTCGGCGCGAAGATCGAGGGCATCGGCACCAACACCATGATCGTGCATGGCCAGGCGACGCTGGGCTCGGCGACCTATGCGATCCAGCCCGACCATATCGAGGTCGGGTCATTGATCGGGCTTGCCGCCGTGACGCGCTCGCCTTTGCGCATCGTCCGCGCCGGTGTCGAGCATTTGCGCTCGATCCGCATGGGCTTCGAGCGGCTCGGCATCGTCTGCCGCGTCGAAGGCGACGATCTGATCGTGCCGTCCAACCAGACGCTGAAGATCCAGGACGACTTCGGCGGCCACGTGCCGAAACTGGAGGATCAGCCCTGGCCGGCTTTCCCGGCCGATCTGATGTCGATCGCCATCGTCACCGCCACGCAATGCGAAGGCGTGATCCTGATGTTCGAGAAGATGTTCGAATCCCGGATGTTCTTCGTCGACAAGCTGATCGCAATGGGCGCGCGCATCGTGCTGTGCGATCCTCATCGCGCCATCATCGCCGGGCCGAGCCGCCTGCGCGGCGCCTCGATGATCTCGCCCGACATCCGCGCCGGCATGGCCATGCTGCTCGCCGCCGTCTGCGCCGAGGGTACCTCGACGATCAACAATGCCGACCAGATCGAGCGCGGCTATGAGCGCATCGATGAGCGGCTGAACGCGCTCGGCGCCAAGATCAAGCGCATGCCGGAACGGAAGAGCTGAGGCGACGGTTCTCCCGCCCGCTGTCCGTCTGAAAATGATCTCGGGCCCCGGACGCATGTTCACGATTTCTGGGTCCCGGCTCCGCGCCGCAGCGTTTGCACGCTGCAGCGCGTTCGGGACACGAAAACGGCGGCCATGTTTTGGACGTGCCGAGATGCTACGCTTCGAAGATGCTCGAAGCCGTCCGTCGCCCGTCGCAGCAGCTCGCCGCGCCCAACCACCTCGCCGATGAATTCGGCGAGACGCTGCGGCTGGCCGTGCCGATGATGCTGACCCAGCTCGGGCAGATCGCGATGATGACGACCGATCTCGCGCTGATCGGCCGGCTCGGCGAGGACGCGGTGGCCGCCGCGGCGCTGGCGCACACCGTCTACTTCATCAGCTTCACCTTCGGCCTTGGCCTGGTCGCCGCGGTGGCGCCGCTGGCGGCGCAGGCCTTTGGCGCAGGCGACGTCAGGCGCATCCGGCGCTCCCTTCGCGTCGGGCTGTGGGTGGCGCTGTTGATCTCGCTGCCGATGATGGCCTCGCCGCTCTATGGGGAAGAGATCCTGCTGGCGCTCGGACAGACACCGCATTCGGCCGCACTCGCGCAACGCTATCTGTTCGGGCTCGCCTGGGGCATCGCACCGGCGCTCGGCTTCATTGCGCTGCGCGGGTTCATGGGCGCGGTGAACCGGCCGCAACCGCCGCTGTGGATCACCTTTGCCGCGATCCCCGCCAATGCGGTGCTGGTCTATCTGCTCATCCACGGCCTGTTCGGCCTGCCGCAGCTCGGCCTGCTCGGCGCGGGGTTCGCGACCACGCTGGTCAACTTCGGCACGTTCTTCGCCGCGCTGGCCATTGCCGCGTTCCGCAAGCCATTTTCGGACTATCATCCGCTGGTCCGTCTCTGGCGGATCGACGGGCCCTTGATGCGCGAGCTGCTCATGATCGGCGCGCCGATCTCGTTTGCGCTGTTGATGGAATACGGCATGTTCTCCTCGGCCGCGCTTCTGATGGGGCTGATCAGCACCACGGCGCTTGCCGCCCACCAGGTCGCGCTCCAGGTCACCGCCGTCCTGTTCATGATCCCGCTCGGCATCGGCATGGCGGCGACGGTGCGGGTCGGACACGCCTTCGGCCGCAACGAGCCGACCGCGGTGAAGCGCGCGGGCCTCGTCGCAACGCTGCTCGGAATTGCGCTCGTCGCGGCGCTAACGCTGGCCATCATGATCGGACGATATGCGCTGGCGCGGCTGTTCTTCGGCGGTGGCGAGACGAGCTCGGAGACCATCGAGCTGACCGCGACTCTCTTGCTGGTCGGTTCGACCTTCTTCATCGCCGACGGTCTCCAGACCATCATGGGCGGGGCGCTACGTGGCCTCAACGACACCAGAATGACGCTGGTGTTCGCCTTCATCGGCTATTGGTGCGTCGGCTTCCCGACGGCCTGGCTGCTCGCCTTCAACTTCCATCTCGGCGCGGTCGGCGTCTGGATCGGGCTGTCGCTCGGGACCTTCGTCTACGCCACCCTTCTGATCTTGCGCTTCCAGCGGCTGACGCGCAGATTGGGGGTATGACGCCCGTCCGCGAAGTCACCCCCGAGGTCGATGCAGACGCACTGCTAGCCGGCGCGCAGTTCGTCGATGCCCATCGCGTCGCGATCGGCGGCATCGTGGTCGATGTGGCCGGCGGCCCAACGCTTTCTCCGCAAGGTAACGCTCAACGCCCGCCGCGCATCGCCGTTCCCGTCGCGCTTCATCGGCGTCGCTGCGACTGGTCGCGTCAGAAGGTGACCTCGACCACGCTCGTACGAACCCACAATCTGCTGGGCCGCCTTTATCTCGCGCTGATCATGCCGTTCCACAAGCTGGTCGTGCGCGGTATGATGCGACGGATCGCGGAGGCAGTCCGATGACCCTCTCAGTCGACCTGTTCTTTTCCTTCCGCAGCCCCTACAGCTATCTGGCACTGCCGAGAACGCTGAAACTCGTCGAGGAGTATGATCTCGCGGTGAACCTGCGGCCGGTCTACCCGCTGGCCGTGCGCGTGCCCGGCTTCTTCAAGAGAACCAACCGGCAGTTCATCCCTTATGCCATGCTCGATTCCAGCCGGGTCGCACAGCGCGAGAACATTCCGTTCCGCTTTCCCCGTCCCGATCCGATCGTGCAGGACAAGACCACACTGGAGGTCGCTGCGGAGCAACCCTACATCCACCGCCTCACCCGGCTTGGCGCCCTGGCGCAACTCGAAGGCCGCGCGCTCGAGTTTACTTACGCGATCGCGGGCGTGCTGTGGGACGGCTCGGTCGCGCGCTGGAACGAAGGCGACCATCTGGCGCGCGCCGCCGAAAAAGCCGGCTTCGATCTCGCCGCGATGGATGCCGCTGTCAGCGCCGACCCCGACCGCTACGAGCAGGTCATCGCCGCGAACGAAAAGGATCACGCGGCCTCCGGCCATTGGGGCGTGCCGACCTTCGTGTTCGAGAAGGAGCCGTTCTTCGGCCAGGACCGTATCGATCTGTTGGTCTGGCGCATGCAAAGCAAGGGCTTGAGGCGGCGTTAGTCTAGGGCGTATCCTGATCCTTCGGCTTGAAGGGTTTAAGCGATCAACCGGTTTACTGATGCTTGGACCGAGCGTCGGGCTATCATTTCTGATACCTAATGTCCGCCATGGCTCACTCCGCGACCCGCGCCGGCTTGTTCGCGGTCGCCTCCGACCACTCGCCGACGACGCGATCGAGGTCGCAGAGATTCTGGTGCATCTGCTCCAGCGAGAAGCCGAGCGCGAAAAAACGCTCGGCGGTATCGCCGGGCTGGCCGCGGATCAGGCCGTCACGACGGACGGCGGCGACCGCATCGGCATAGTTTTGAAGCGCGAGGTGCACGGGATGGATCGGCGGCGCGCCGGCGCCGGCCCTTAGCGCCGCGGCTGCGGAGCGCAGGAACTGCGCGATCACCGTGCCGACCTCCGAGAGCGGCGCGGCGAGCCTGATCTGCACGTCGGCCGGCAGCGGCACCACGGTGGCGCGGCCGATCATCACGACATCATGGCGCAGCCGCAGGACGGTTCGCAGCAGGGGACCGGTGTCGGGCCCGCTCGACAGCCGCGCCGCGCGCTCGCGCTCGGCCTCGGAGCCGGTGGCACTCAGTCCTACCATCGCCGTGCCGATGCCGTCCTGGATCCGATGCAGCGCATCGTTGTCGCGGCCGCGCGTCAGGCCGGCCAGCAGTTCGGTGAAGGCGTCGGCGATCAGCTCGAGCAGACGCGCGGCGCCGGCACGAATCTGCCGGATCGCGCGCGACGGCAGCACCAGGAAGGAGACGAGCAGCCCCGTGATCGCGCCGACCGCGACCTCGCTGACGCGATCGATGGCCGAAGTCATGGGATCGGAATGATGCATGGTCGGAACCAAAAGCACGATTACGGCCGTCACTGTCGCCGCGCTGAGGCTCGGATTGATCGCGGCGATGAGGGCGAGCGGGGCGACCGACAGGACCAGAAGCCCGAGCAGCCCGGCTTCGCTGGAGTACGGGATCAGGATTGCAATGGCGCCACCATAGATGGCGCCGCCGATCGTGCCCAGCATGTAGTCGCGCGTCGCCTTCAGCGAGCGTCCGACACTCATCTGAGTCACGATCAGCGAAGTCAGGACCGCCCAGAGCGGCAGCAGCAGGTGCAGCGCGGTCGCGATCACATAGGCCGCGGTTGCCGCCACCGTGACCCGGATCGCCAGCCCCAATTGCGTCCTTCGCGACCGGACCTGGTCATACAGCTGCCGTGCGAGTGCCATCGTCGAATATCCCGATTCCCGTAACCGGCCCAAAGCATAGCTGATACCCGCAGCCCCAGGGCGGCTTGAAAGGGGATATCCGCCCGCCTACCCTGCCGACCAAAACGAGGAAACACGATGGCCCACGAAACCGCAACGCTCGCCGCCTACGTCGCCAATCTGAAGTATGAGGATATACCGGCGGAGGTGCTTGAGCGCACAAAAGTGTTGACGCTCGATTTCCTCGGCAGCGCGATCCGCGCGCGCCGCGAGGCGGAATCGACGCCGTCGCTGCTGAAAATGCTGGAGGCGCTGGCGCTCGACACCAAGGGCGACTCCACCGTGTTCGGCGACAGCAAAACCTGGACGCCGGCGGTCGCCGCGCTCCTCAACGGCGCCCTCGGCCACTCCCTCGATTTCGACGACACGCATGCGGATTCCTCGCTGCATCCGAGCGCGCCAGTGGTGCCGGCCGCATTCGCGGTCGGCGAGATGGTCGGCGCCTCCGGGCGCGACGTGCTCACCGCGATCGTCGCGGGCTATGAGGTCTGCTGCCGGCTCGGCAACGCGCTCGACCCGACCTCGCATTATGCCCGCGGCTTCCACCCGACCGCGACCGCCGGAACCTATGGCGCGGCGGCCGCCGCCGCAAAGCTGTTCGGCCTCGATGAGACGCAGATCATCTCGGCCTTCGGCGTCTCCGGCAGCCAGGCCGCCGGCTCACTGCAATTTTTGCTCAACGGCGCCTGGAACAAGCGCTACCAGGTCGGCGCCGCCGCGATGAACGGCGTGATCGCCGCGACGCTGGCACGCAACGATTTCGTGGGCTCGACGGAATCGGTCGAGGGCAAGCACGGCCTTCTGGTCGGCTACACCGACGACGCGCATCCCGACAAAGCCACAGCCGAGCTCGGCAAGAGCTACGAGACCATGAAGATCGGCGTCAAACCCTATCCGAGCTGCCGCTATACCCACGCCGCGATCGACGCGCTGATCGCGATGCGGCGCGATCACAACCTGACGCCCGAGCAGGTCAGGCGTGTCGAGATCGGCCTGCACCGCAACGGCATCACGCTGACCGGCGATGCCGCGACCAAGCGCCATCCGCGTTCGATCGTCGGCGGCCAGTTCTCGATGTTCTTCACCGGCGCGCTCGCGCTCGACCAGGGCAGCTTTGGCTGGGACGACTATGGCCGGCTCGGCGATGCCGCGATCGATGCGCTCGCCGACAAATTCGACGTCGTGCAGGATTCGCGCCTGGAAGGCCGCATCCATCCCTTCGGCGCGCGCGTGAGCATCACCACCGACGACGGCGTGCACGAACGGCTCTACGCCGATCCCTCCGGCGAGCCGAACTCGTTCCCGGACGCGCAGGCGATGCAGCAGAAGTTCCTGACGCTGGCCCGCCCCGTGCTGAATGCACGCGCGGAGCAATTTGCGGACGCGATCCTGTCGCTTGAGCGATTCGATCGCGTGGCGAAGGCGACGGAATTGGGGAGGCAGTGACGTTGCTCTCCCGATCCCCGTTCCTACGCGGAGAGGGGTGGGGTGAGGGCCCTCTCCACGGATGAGATTGACGAGAGACCTGTACCCCTCACCCGGAATTCAAGCTGCGCTTGAATTCCGACCCTTCCCAGCAAGCGGGGCGAGTTGAACCGGCGGCACCCGCACTAGTTCGCCCCTGCCATCTTGCTCTTGTCATGCGTCGCCGCGACCACGTCGCGGACGAGATCGAACACCCCATCCACCTCCGGCGGCCAGTTCGGCGAGCGGCCGAGGCGCACGATCACGAGTCGCTCGGACGGGATCACGATCGCATATTGCCCGATCGTTCCCTTGGCGAAGAAGGCATCGCGCGGCCAGCCGTGGTCGATACGGAAGTTGGCGCCAAAGCTGTCGCCCTGATTGGTCCAGAAGCCGGCGCCGATGCCGACCCAGGCATTTGGCGTGGCCGATGCCGAATAGCCGACCCAGCCCTCGGGCAGGATGCGTCTGCCGCCGGCCATGCCGTCATTGAGATAGAGCTGACCGAAGCGCGCCCAGTCGCGCGCGGAGGCCAGCATCTCGCTCGAGCCTTCCACCGTGCCGGCGCCGTCGAGCTGCAGCGTGACGTGGCGCATGCCCAGAGGCGCGAACAGCTCGCGGTGCGCAAGGCGCAGCACGTCGGACGGATTTCCACCGACCGCGTTGCGAATGATATGAGCGAGAATGATGCTGTTGCCGTCATGATAATTCCACACGGCACCCGGCGCAGTCTCCAGCGGCGTGCGCTCCGCATAGGCGGCCATGTCGTGCTCGGCGAATTTCATGCGATTGACCGGCTCGAAGGCGGAGCCGAGCGAGGCCTGCAACGAGCTGGCGAGCGCGAGCCCTGCCGTGTGGCGCAGGAGCTGGTCGACCGTGATGGCGTGGCGCGGGTCGTCCGGATCCTGCCAGGCGGCAACAGGCGCAGGAGCATCGAGCGTCAACTTGCCCTGGCGCACCAGCACGC
This genomic interval from Bradyrhizobium sp. CB82 contains the following:
- the gyrB gene encoding DNA topoisomerase (ATP-hydrolyzing) subunit B, which translates into the protein MTEPARQPRAENEPSNASEYGAESIRVLKGLDAVRKRPGMYIGDTDDGSGLHHMVYEVVDNAIDEALAGHATRVEVVLNPDNSVTVRDDGRGIPVDIHKGEGISAAEVIMTQLHAGGKFDQNSYKVSGGLHGVGVSVVNALSSKLGLRIWRDNKEHYIEFAHGDAVAPLKVVGDAPGKRGTEVTFLASTETFKNVEYDFATLEHRLRELAFLNSGVNIILSDMRHAVEKREEMHYSGGVEEFVKYLDRNKKAIVPAPIMVRSEANAIGIEAALWWNDSYHENVLCFTNNIPQRDGGTHLAGFRGALTRQVNGYAEANAKKEKIALTGDDCREGLTAVLSVKVPDPKFSSQTKDKLVSSEVRPVVENVLNEALAAWFEEHPSEAKVIVGKVIQAAAAREAARKARELTRKSPLSVSSLPGKLADCQEKDPAKSELFIVEGDSAGGSAKQGRNREFQAVLPLRGKILNVERVRPDKMLSSEQIGTLITALGTGISDDFSVEKLRYHKIIVMTDADVDGAHIRTLLLTFFYRQMRDIIDGGYLYIAQPPLYKVTRGKSEQYLKDERALEDYLIDAGLDDCVFIPGTGGDRTGRDLRSLVDDARVVRSILRNMHSRYNRKVVEQAAITGVLNKAIYGDPEKAAAAAQYIAGRLDSQAEEVERGWAGHYVEGQGFQFERTVRGVKEAAVIDDAFLASAEARKLDEYTPKLQDVYARSGKLRRKDAEHVVHGPSDLFEAVTDSGRKGITLQRYKGLGEMNPEQLWETTLDTEVRSLLQVKVKEVDEADDIFTKLMGDVVEPRRDFIQEHSLSATIDI
- the murA gene encoding UDP-N-acetylglucosamine 1-carboxyvinyltransferase, which codes for MAPIQYIVEGGHRLSGSIEPSGNKNSALPIIAAALLTEHPVTLQNVPRIRDTETLVELIRSVGASAEWRERNTLLIHAKSIRAADLDPELCVRIRASILLAGPLLARCGEVMLPPPGGDVIGRRRLDTHVLALEQLGARVTATDRLEFRAPKLTGADVFLDEPSVTATENALVAAVAADGVTHLRNAASEPHVQDLANFLVALGAKIEGIGTNTMIVHGQATLGSATYAIQPDHIEVGSLIGLAAVTRSPLRIVRAGVEHLRSIRMGFERLGIVCRVEGDDLIVPSNQTLKIQDDFGGHVPKLEDQPWPAFPADLMSIAIVTATQCEGVILMFEKMFESRMFFVDKLIAMGARIVLCDPHRAIIAGPSRLRGASMISPDIRAGMAMLLAAVCAEGTSTINNADQIERGYERIDERLNALGAKIKRMPERKS
- a CDS encoding MATE family efflux transporter — translated: MLEAVRRPSQQLAAPNHLADEFGETLRLAVPMMLTQLGQIAMMTTDLALIGRLGEDAVAAAALAHTVYFISFTFGLGLVAAVAPLAAQAFGAGDVRRIRRSLRVGLWVALLISLPMMASPLYGEEILLALGQTPHSAALAQRYLFGLAWGIAPALGFIALRGFMGAVNRPQPPLWITFAAIPANAVLVYLLIHGLFGLPQLGLLGAGFATTLVNFGTFFAALAIAAFRKPFSDYHPLVRLWRIDGPLMRELLMIGAPISFALLMEYGMFSSAALLMGLISTTALAAHQVALQVTAVLFMIPLGIGMAATVRVGHAFGRNEPTAVKRAGLVATLLGIALVAALTLAIMIGRYALARLFFGGGETSSETIELTATLLLVGSTFFIADGLQTIMGGALRGLNDTRMTLVFAFIGYWCVGFPTAWLLAFNFHLGAVGVWIGLSLGTFVYATLLILRFQRLTRRLGV
- a CDS encoding DUF2867 domain-containing protein — translated: MTPVREVTPEVDADALLAGAQFVDAHRVAIGGIVVDVAGGPTLSPQGNAQRPPRIAVPVALHRRRCDWSRQKVTSTTLVRTHNLLGRLYLALIMPFHKLVVRGMMRRIAEAVR
- a CDS encoding DsbA family protein, coding for MTLSVDLFFSFRSPYSYLALPRTLKLVEEYDLAVNLRPVYPLAVRVPGFFKRTNRQFIPYAMLDSSRVAQRENIPFRFPRPDPIVQDKTTLEVAAEQPYIHRLTRLGALAQLEGRALEFTYAIAGVLWDGSVARWNEGDHLARAAEKAGFDLAAMDAAVSADPDRYEQVIAANEKDHAASGHWGVPTFVFEKEPFFGQDRIDLLVWRMQSKGLRRR
- a CDS encoding FUSC family protein, which translates into the protein MALARQLYDQVRSRRTQLGLAIRVTVAATAAYVIATALHLLLPLWAVLTSLIVTQMSVGRSLKATRDYMLGTIGGAIYGGAIAILIPYSSEAGLLGLLVLSVAPLALIAAINPSLSAATVTAVIVLLVPTMHHSDPMTSAIDRVSEVAVGAITGLLVSFLVLPSRAIRQIRAGAARLLELIADAFTELLAGLTRGRDNDALHRIQDGIGTAMVGLSATGSEAERERAARLSSGPDTGPLLRTVLRLRHDVVMIGRATVVPLPADVQIRLAAPLSEVGTVIAQFLRSAAAALRAGAGAPPIHPVHLALQNYADAVAAVRRDGLIRGQPGDTAERFFALGFSLEQMHQNLCDLDRVVGEWSEATANKPARVAE
- a CDS encoding MmgE/PrpD family protein; protein product: MAHETATLAAYVANLKYEDIPAEVLERTKVLTLDFLGSAIRARREAESTPSLLKMLEALALDTKGDSTVFGDSKTWTPAVAALLNGALGHSLDFDDTHADSSLHPSAPVVPAAFAVGEMVGASGRDVLTAIVAGYEVCCRLGNALDPTSHYARGFHPTATAGTYGAAAAAAKLFGLDETQIISAFGVSGSQAAGSLQFLLNGAWNKRYQVGAAAMNGVIAATLARNDFVGSTESVEGKHGLLVGYTDDAHPDKATAELGKSYETMKIGVKPYPSCRYTHAAIDALIAMRRDHNLTPEQVRRVEIGLHRNGITLTGDAATKRHPRSIVGGQFSMFFTGALALDQGSFGWDDYGRLGDAAIDALADKFDVVQDSRLEGRIHPFGARVSITTDDGVHERLYADPSGEPNSFPDAQAMQQKFLTLARPVLNARAEQFADAILSLERFDRVAKATELGRQ
- a CDS encoding serine hydrolase codes for the protein MTRRRMIILLTSTFAFIGLALGAARARDVPKVATGFIAEVLCSETFVSGLDPRRTFTETTDAMPGSSLITWAMDYQVNRTRKDVTVTLFGLGRSHAVYREGLGCTLEHGEGIADVAVPADDRQPALLPEIAGPSTVAPQSAQLAAALDRAFAEPEQPPYRRTRAVIVMKEGRIIAEHYADGVGPQTPLLGFSMTKSVISALVGVLVRQGKLTLDAPAPVAAWQDPDDPRHAITVDQLLRHTAGLALASSLQASLGSAFEPVNRMKFAEHDMAAYAERTPLETAPGAVWNYHDGNSIILAHIIRNAVGGNPSDVLRLAHRELFAPLGMRHVTLQLDGAGTVEGSSEMLASARDWARFGQLYLNDGMAGGRRILPEGWVGYSASATPNAWVGIGAGFWTNQGDSFGANFRIDHGWPRDAFFAKGTIGQYAIVIPSERLVIVRLGRSPNWPPEVDGVFDLVRDVVAATHDKSKMAGAN